The sequence AACCTATAGCTCTGAGCCTTTAGACAAAAGTAAGAATTATGTGCTAATTTACTCATGTTTATTTTGTGGTAGtaaacaaaattatctttatgTATAACAGCCCCAAAACTATTTTAACTGGTAATCAGAAATGCCCAGTAAATTCCAAATCTGGGAACATCTATATCTATTCCAGATAATAAGAAACAGATTATCATAAATCTTTAGTTACTGCCCTTGTAATTAAAAtcacaattttaaatatttcataaagttcacatatttttcttttttggtttttcaaggcatggtttctctgtgtaacagctctggctgtcctggaactcactctgtagaccaagctggcttcagactcacttgcctctgcctcctgagagctgggattaaaggcgtgtgccaccacacctggcagaagCTCAAATACTCTTCCAAgtatttttattacacttatttgtgGGTGCACGCATGCCCTGGTGTGTGTAGAGAcctgaggacaacttgtggaaggcACTGCTCTTCCTCTACCACGTGGGGCTTAGAGACCAAATTCAGGTCGTCAGGCCTGGGGgcgagcacctttacctgctgagccagctggcTGGCCCTGAAATACTCTTAAAATCCTTGTTTtatctgaacaacaacaacaacaaaaacaacaaatcttAGGAAAAATTCTAGATTTCCTGAGTAaacgaatccaagaatacatggAGGTTCACGGCCCTATCTTAGGGCTTTCTGAACTGGGCTGTGCACATAGCATTTCCCCTTCAGACATCACCAACTTCTCTGCACTGAAATCCCTATTCAAGCTGAAGCAGCCTATTTCATGTTTGGAGGGTGGGGGATTTGAAAATTTTTACATGAATCACCCCACATGAGCATCTAGCACTGTAAGTGAAATCACTGAGATATGAGGTGTGAGTGAGGATTCCCAACCCTCGGTCCCTGGCAAGGCTCACAGAGCTGTGGCTCTGACGGCGTGGGGCTACCTGAATGGAGTGGGACCAGTAGCCTGTGGTCCTTTTCGAAATGCCCAGGGTCGACACCGCATGCTGTGCATACACTCTCGGCGAAGGTGCCAGCCACGGGCATCTGTGCAGGAAGCTGCCGGGTGCCGTCACACCGGTGGTCACGTAGAAGGGGATCAGACTCTGCACGAAGATCCCTTTAGAGGCATACTCGTACTGCAGGGCTCGGCTGAAGTGGTCCAGATAGGCCTGGGGGGACAGAAGGGGGGGGAGACGACTCTGAACCTAGAAGGACTTTGAAAGAAAACCCAGGAGCAAAAAAGACTTGCCTAGTCCCATCTTGGGAAAAACTGCCAGCATAAGCAAATGGGAGCTGACTACTCCCTGACCATCCCACGGGAAGAAGAGTCTGACCTTGGATGCAGAAATGGCAGCCAGCTGTGGCGTGGGCTTGCAGCAGGCGCCAGAAGACACTGTGACGATGGCgcccttctttctctccaccATTCCCGGAAGCACTATGTGGACCATCAAGCTTGCGGCCGCAATGTTCACATTCACAATGTCCCAGAGCGTGTCCTCGGGAATCTGGGTGAAATACTGGGGGTAGGGGTAGAATGCACCCATGTCATTCACCAGGATGccaatgtctctgtctctcagggCTTCTCGGATCGGAGCATAAACCTCCCGGCCTCTGCTGAAGTCTGCTACCATGACAACTGTCTCCACCCTGTAGGTGTCAGCTATGTGCTTGGCCACGGCCTGCAGCTTCTCTTCTTCATGGCTGATCAGGATGATGTTGAGTCCACGGCTCGCTAACTCCTCAGCATAGGCCTTCCCAATGCCATCTGTGGCCCCTGCAAGGCAAGCCAGGAGGCATGAGCGTGGTGAAGCATGGCATCCCTCCAGAGAACCAGAACTGCTCACTGTTGATCTCACCAGAGAAAAACGTACGCTGAGGGGAAATGCACAACGTCTGCCAGTTAAGGACGACGCTGAACTGATAAGGTGAATCATAACGCTAAAGGTCCTCAGGCAGGGACCggcaagagggctcagtgggtatagGTACTCGCCGCCAAGCCTGAcgatctgagttcaaaccccaggacccacatggtggaaggagagaactgactcccaaaagctgttccCAGACTTTTATATGTACACATGGCATACATGCGCACACtcatgcgcgcacgcacacacgcacgcaaatGCATGCACTCTAAGATaccctgacagacagacagaccaggcaCTGCTCACACTCAGCCAGAAGGAGTAGGATACTACGGTAGGACTGTTTCCAAACTCACCCCTGACTTGCTCAGGTGTCAGGATGAGCTTTCTGGGACACTTGAGATAAATCACAATGCAATTCAAACTAGGCAAAGCATTTCTGAGAGCTTTGACAACCCCTAAGGGCAATGTCAAAACAGACAGCAGAAAAGACATgtggggggtgggaagtgggggacTGGGAACAGGGAGCTGGAGTAATGAGGGGGATGCCTCTGAGGGTAGGGCTCCCTGAAGTGAGGTGGGGAGAGTGCAGAATGAGGTCTCAGCAGGAGGCTGAAGCCTCCACTTAAACTCTGTAGCTCCTTGCTAGAAGCACTGACTCAAAACACAACCCAAACAGAAAGGTCACTGGAGCTGAAATCAAGTTACCACTGACGACGGCCCATCTTCCATACTGCTTGATGAGGTCGGGCCTGCTCCCCAGGCGAGGGATGAAGTGCAGCCTGACCAGGCTGTAGAAGTCACAGATGACCGTGATGCTCTTTCTGGCTGTGTACCAGGCTCCCACCAAGGCCAGTGCTTCCATATAGCAGTTGCAAGACCTGGCAATTTCCCTGTACAAGAGGTAGAAGCTGTCAACGGCAGCCATGGCAACCTGCagggacaagaagagagagagcgagctgcaTTTTGTGGACAGAGCGGAACTCCTCAGATTGAGGAGGGAGAACCCCGGgcccagaacaaaaagaaacatgagTGCCCTACTTCCGAGCGGCAGGAGGCGCAATTACCACGGATGGCAGCTGGGATGTGTCCAGCTCCTGGCGTCATTCAGTCAGCAAGTGTACAGAGGACCTACTGCCTCAACAGTGGCAAGTAGAATGAACACAGGTAGCAACATCATGTGGCCTTGGCCCCAAGAAACATGCATATTAAATAAAAGGAGCACCCCCAAAACATGAGGCGATGGCGCCCTTCCGCAAGAGCGCAGCAGGCCCTCTCCCTTACTAAGTGTGCACACAGTAAACACTAAAGGGCAGACCCGTCCCAAGTACTGTGACAGGTGTTCAGGATCCAAGACAGGGGCAGGCATTTAACAATTAAAATGCAATCTCATCTGGGAACCTGAGCCTCCAAGCAGAGGGGACCCTGGCGAGGTGGGCGGAGGCCAGGCATGGTCTTGATGGCCTGACCAAGGGCTGTGCTCCGTCCTGGACCATCCCAGAGGAACCACCGCAGTCAGATCCAGGGTCCACTAAATGGCCAGAAGAGCCTGAAGGCTCCTGCGCACAGTCAGACGGCTGAGATCACACACGGGAAACTAGATTAAGCACCACCCCCTCTCCCTCAAAAGAGAATACAGAATTTGTGGGAATGACGGACTTCTGGAAGGAAATCCATTTAAAGTGAGATGAGGGGAGTCCTGAAAACAGTCAACACGGCGGCAAACACGGCGGCAAACACGGCACACGCCTTCGGGAAGGAGCAGGTGCCGCCCCGTCTACTGTGATTTAATTCAAGCTCTATCAAGCTTCGCAgagggaaaaatgaaacaaactaaCCACCAAGCAGGAACCTGTGAGCACATCCCCTCCCAGGAAAACGCCAAACACAGAGGGAAGCATGAAGAGAAAGCTGAGCAACAGccacagacagaagacagacgCAAGCCGCGGAGGCCCTGACCACACAGGGCACTCTCCCTGGTAAGTTCCacacttccaccatgtgggagaAACCGCGCTGACGTCACGGTAAGTTCTGAAAGCTATTCTCAACCTGGGTAGTGATGTGGACACGTAATTTGGGAGGGTGAGGACGAAGGAGTCCCAGTTTGAGCCCAAAAAGCTGGGctatttacaaaaaataaatataaaaataaaaaagtcagacCCCAGCTGAACTGGTgttatatgcctttaatcccagcattgaggaggcagaggtaggtggctctctgtgagttcaaagccagcctggtctacatagtacgttccagaccagccagggctacacacagagactgccttaaaacaacaacaacaacaacaaacaaacaacccaggccCCATAACACAGGTCTGTGATCCCAACCACTGGCGAGGCTAAAATGAGAAAatcgagttcaaagccagtctggaacTTAATGAAAAACAtctaaggggtgggggtgggggtgggggtgggggtggggagtggctcAGTGGCTTAGTGGCTTAGCCAACATGAAGTCCAGGCTACAAGCACCAgccagggagggagaaaaggaaggggggagcgagggagagaggagggaggggatgaaGGGATGCAGCTACTGCCCCTCTGCCCCAGCTTCCCCAAGACTCGGGACACCGGTGAAGGAAATCCAGTGGAGGGTGCCTGACCTCAGGGGGCTTCTGCTCTCCTCACTGACAGCCGGCCGGTCTTCCCTTGCTGCCGGCTCTGAAGGGCAGCTGTGAAGGAAAGCAAGCCAACAAGAAACAAAGCCGCAGCTCAGCTGGGAACACTTTAACTAAGATCAATGcttgcaaaacaaagcaaaagtttTAATGCATGAGTCGGCAGCAGAGAGTGTGCGTCTGGGGACAGTCCCCTGGCCTTGGTGGCACAGTGGAGAGGGCATTCCTTCCTTGTCCTGACTCTTTCCTTCTTAGGGACACATCATCGGCTAGGACAAAAACCCATCCAGGTGAGCCTGGGGAAGAAGGGCAATCTATACGGCCCTCAGAGCGCCTGCGCCTGAGCGGCCGGCTGCCCACGTCACCTGGCTCTGGTCTCTCCACCTGCCTGTGCAGGGTCACCCTCTCTCTCCACTACCTTCCTCCGTCCTCAGCAGCACCTGTTTGAACTCTCCCCCCACCACAACAGCCAGCCTGTGTGGTCCACACCCAAAGCCTGGTAGCTTCTGACTGGCCTGCCTGCACCCGGGTGCCCAACACTTTCTCATACCCTGGCAGGAAGGAGAGGGGCTTGAAGGAGGGGGACGTGGGTTTGGGGGGCTTGGCAGGAGTCTCCATGTTCCCCCTGGAGACCCTTCCCCAGCGTGCCACTGTCAAGAACTGCCGAGACAGTGGCCCCACCAACTATGAGGTGTTGCTTAGAAACAGGCACTGACAGCCCTGGTGCTCTGGAGCcttgacatgaaaaaaaaaaaaaaccaccattcagtcatcccccccccccccccccccccccccccgccaggtcAGGGTGAGACCTGACTCACACCCaccaaactcacagaggcctCATGTGGTCAAACACCAGATCGTTTATGAATAAAGCACAAAGCCATCAAAGGACATAAACCGGTGGtcactgccgtgtgtgtgtgtgtggggggggggggttgggggggttgtCCTCACATAGGAAAAGTGtgtatggaaaacaaaaatattcaaacaGAGCAGAAGATGGCACCTGAATGTCCCAGACCAAAGACAACTTGAGACATCAGGAGTCTCCTGGGCCCATAGGCCTGGAGAGCCACAGAGAGATAACTGACCATCTGTGAGGTAGGGCATTCGCAGAACTGCTGAGGGAAGAGGCCAAAATGGAGCATACACGGGACACTTCTGATAGATGAGTAAGATCCCTCTGACAAAAAGCCAGCCCCCACTCCAGGTACAGTCCTGAGGCATGCCTGGACATTCCCATGTGTCCTGACATGGGGACAGGAAGGTCAGAGGCAGGGTGGGTGACATGACCACAGTCTCCACAGGGTCACAGTCAAGGCGTGTGAATGACTCTGGCAGCTAGCAAGGGTGAGGACAATCTTCCCTGGGGTCTCCAGAAGGACCGTGCTGGGGACTGTGACTTCGGTGTGGTGAGGTGAACTTTAGTCTCTGACCTGCAGAgctataaataaggaaataatcaTCTGTTAAGTCATGTCACGGAAGGAAGTGTGGTGGGCCCAGGGACAGATGCCTGGAAGAAGGGATGCACAGACAGTTAATGCACTGTCAGTCTGGAAGGCACTGCGACAGGCCCTCAGCCATAACCACAGTGTTAACGGGAAGCAAGTCCTTTGCTCTTGGACGGAAGGGTGACCCTGCAGGCTGGGAAGGACCCTCTGCAGCCACAGGTGTGGTGCTCTTCATCTGGCTTGTGCATGTCCATTGAGCCTGCCTTGTACACAGAACCCTGAGTCCTGCTTAGCCTTCTAAGTCAGCTCCTGTCCACTCACTCTCCTACGTTCAAATCCCCGGTCACCAAAGGTCTTGAGGGGCAACCTTCTCCGCCTAAGGCCCCTCCTCTCCTATCAA is a genomic window of Peromyscus maniculatus bairdii isolate BWxNUB_F1_BW_parent chromosome 5, HU_Pman_BW_mat_3.1, whole genome shotgun sequence containing:
- the Hsdl1 gene encoding inactive hydroxysteroid dehydrogenase-like protein 1 isoform X1, coding for MAAVDSFYLLYREIARSCNCYMEALALVGAWYTARKSITVICDFYSLVRLHFIPRLGSRPDLIKQYGRWAVVSGATDGIGKAYAEELASRGLNIILISHEEEKLQAVAKHIADTYRVETVVMVADFSRGREVYAPIREALRDRDIGILVNDMGAFYPYPQYFTQIPEDTLWDIVNVNIAAASLMVHIVLPGMVERKKGAIVTVSSGACCKPTPQLAAISASKAYLDHFSRALQYEYASKGIFVQSLIPFYVTTGVTAPGSFLHRCPWLAPSPRVYAQHAVSTLGISKRTTGYWSHSIQFLFTQYMPEWLWVWGANLLNRSLRKEALSCQA
- the Hsdl1 gene encoding inactive hydroxysteroid dehydrogenase-like protein 1 isoform X2, whose translation is MEALALVGAWYTARKSITVICDFYSLVRLHFIPRLGSRPDLIKQYGRWAVVSGATDGIGKAYAEELASRGLNIILISHEEEKLQAVAKHIADTYRVETVVMVADFSRGREVYAPIREALRDRDIGILVNDMGAFYPYPQYFTQIPEDTLWDIVNVNIAAASLMVHIVLPGMVERKKGAIVTVSSGACCKPTPQLAAISASKAYLDHFSRALQYEYASKGIFVQSLIPFYVTTGVTAPGSFLHRCPWLAPSPRVYAQHAVSTLGISKRTTGYWSHSIQFLFTQYMPEWLWVWGANLLNRSLRKEALSCQA